The following proteins are co-located in the Paraburkholderia phytofirmans PsJN genome:
- a CDS encoding DUF934 domain-containing protein — MASIIKNRAIVNDDWTVVRAAEDGTLPTVNELPAGKVLVPLALWQAERDALIASRSAAEIGVWLAPDSEPADIVADFDKIALIGVDFPVFRDGRGYSIGRLLRERYGYKGELRAIGDVLRDQLAFMFRCGFDAYALRADKDFDDALKAFDEFSFNYQGAVNSSPLFRRREAGELAKASA; from the coding sequence ATGGCTTCTATCATCAAGAATCGCGCGATCGTCAACGATGACTGGACGGTGGTGCGCGCCGCGGAAGACGGTACGCTGCCCACGGTAAACGAATTGCCCGCGGGCAAGGTGCTGGTGCCACTCGCGTTGTGGCAGGCTGAGCGCGATGCGTTGATTGCTTCGCGCAGCGCCGCTGAAATCGGCGTGTGGCTCGCGCCGGATAGCGAACCGGCGGATATCGTCGCCGACTTCGACAAGATCGCGCTGATCGGCGTGGACTTCCCGGTGTTCCGCGACGGCCGCGGCTACAGCATCGGCCGCCTGCTGCGCGAGCGCTATGGCTACAAGGGCGAACTGCGTGCAATCGGCGACGTGCTGCGCGATCAGTTGGCATTCATGTTCCGTTGCGGTTTCGACGCATACGCATTGCGCGCCGATAAAGACTTCGACGACGCGCTCAAAGCGTTCGACGAATTCAGCTTCAACTATCAGGGCGCGGTGAATTCGTCGCCGCTATTCCGCCGCCGTGAAGCGGGCGAACTGGCGAAGGCATCGGCATGA